Proteins encoded together in one Hymenobacter monticola window:
- a CDS encoding transposase: MSELDGVVERARLRWSGNCGQNRVLSFERHERQPPPTKRRRYDAAFRAEALRLASESRSTQAAARALNIDPKRIYKWQKEALTPVAAARGAELDPATAAELRQLRAANRRQA; the protein is encoded by the coding sequence ATCTCAGAACTGGACGGGGTAGTCGAAAGAGCAAGGCTGAGGTGGTCGGGTAATTGTGGACAGAATAGGGTCTTATCTTTCGAACGTCATGAAAGACAGCCCCCACCTACCAAACGTCGGCGCTATGATGCTGCCTTCCGGGCCGAGGCCCTGCGCTTGGCCAGTGAAAGCCGCTCGACACAGGCCGCGGCGCGCGCCCTGAATATCGACCCCAAACGCATTTATAAGTGGCAAAAGGAAGCGCTTACGCCGGTGGCGGCTGCCCGCGGGGCGGAGTTGGACCCGGCCACGGCGGCTGAGTTGCGCCAACTGCGCGCCGCCAATCGGCGGCAGGCTTAG
- a CDS encoding IS3 family transposase — MLYAQALTDTGPMSRYRFIEAQRDHYPVRLLCQLVAVPASGYYAWQQAQHQKVAQREPAWETALVKAFGVHKRCYGTRRLRVKLRRKGYRVGRQRLRTAMRRRSLHALQPKAFTPRTTDSTHGLRCAPNRLLDQLKPTQANRVWVSDITYLPLANGDWAYLCSFQDMASKQVVGWQVGATMPEELVTRALQ; from the coding sequence CTGCTTTACGCGCAGGCTCTCACAGACACCGGACCAATGAGCCGCTACCGTTTCATCGAGGCGCAACGCGACCATTATCCCGTGCGCCTGCTCTGCCAGTTGGTGGCGGTGCCGGCCAGCGGTTACTACGCGTGGCAACAAGCGCAACACCAAAAGGTAGCCCAGCGAGAGCCGGCTTGGGAAACTGCCCTGGTCAAGGCGTTTGGAGTGCATAAGCGCTGCTATGGGACGCGCAGGCTGCGCGTCAAACTGCGCCGCAAGGGCTACCGCGTGGGGCGGCAGCGGCTACGCACCGCCATGCGCCGCCGGAGCCTGCATGCGCTGCAACCCAAGGCCTTTACCCCGCGCACCACGGACTCGACCCACGGGCTGCGCTGCGCGCCGAACCGCCTGCTCGACCAGCTCAAGCCGACCCAGGCCAACCGGGTCTGGGTCAGCGATATCACCTACCTGCCGTTGGCCAACGGCGACTGGGCCTACCTGTGCTCTTTTCAGGACATGGCCAGTAAGCAAGTAGTGGGCTGGCAGGTCGGGGCTACCATGCCCGAAGAACTGGTGACCAGGGCCTTACAGTGA
- a CDS encoding IPExxxVDY family protein produces the protein MKTFTLDVDYECDFALFGLVSSTRDYTLAWTLNRALRLRLVRQPELLLNLLSRGRLVFTHYLHATEALTFRLLRNRSVDPSNLKKPFLAPDIKEYDYLLAVSNGTGALADDALLERLAALDAVQYVCQFDPNSLKYKENLIL, from the coding sequence ATGAAGACCTTCACCCTCGACGTTGACTACGAGTGCGACTTTGCCCTGTTTGGGCTGGTGAGCAGCACCCGCGACTACACCCTGGCCTGGACGCTGAACCGCGCCCTGCGCCTGCGCCTCGTGCGGCAGCCCGAGCTGCTGCTGAACCTGCTCAGCCGCGGCCGGCTGGTGTTCACGCACTACCTGCACGCCACCGAGGCCCTCACCTTCCGGCTGCTGCGCAACCGCTCGGTAGACCCCTCGAACCTGAAAAAGCCCTTCCTGGCTCCCGACATCAAGGAATACGACTACCTGCTGGCCGTGAGCAACGGCACCGGCGCCCTCGCCGACGATGCCCTGCTCGAACGCCTCGCCGCCCTCGACGCCGTGCAGTACGTCTGCCAATTCGACCCAAATTCGCTCAAATACAAGGAGAATCTGATTCTGTAA
- a CDS encoding acyl carrier protein codes for MSEIAEKVKAIIIDKLGVEASEVTPEASFTNDLGADSLDTVELIMEFEKEFNVSIPDDQAENIGTVGQAISYLEEHAK; via the coding sequence ATGTCTGAAATCGCAGAAAAAGTAAAGGCCATTATTATTGACAAACTGGGCGTTGAAGCCTCGGAGGTAACTCCGGAAGCAAGCTTCACCAACGACCTGGGTGCTGACTCGCTGGATACCGTTGAGCTCATCATGGAGTTCGAAAAGGAGTTCAACGTGAGCATCCCCGACGACCAGGCCGAGAACATCGGCACCGTGGGCCAAGCCATCAGCTACCTCGAAGAGCACGCCAAGTAG
- the pyk gene encoding pyruvate kinase translates to MENHPVFNKTKIVATVGPASNTYERLGMLMREGVDVFRLNFSHGSYEDHLSVINTVRRLNKDMKTSVGLLQDLQGPKIRLGEVEGGGVEIKAGDKLKLVCGEKEISTATRLSTIYLGLARDVKAGDMILIDDGKIELKVLATDRDQEVDVEVVYGGLVKPRKGINLPDSEVSAPSMTEKDIEDLKFGLEHDVDWVALSFARKADDIRFIKNLIAEAGKNTRVVAKIETPDGLRNIDEIIALTDAVMVARGDLGVEVKMEEVPMAQKMIIAKCNAAGKPVIVATQMMESMITAPRPTRAETSDVANAVLDGADAVMLSAETAVGAYPAEVIRSMVGTILSVESRSPQLFHKWWPVRPDMPNFMADSILSASCHLAKNTGAKALTGMTHHGYTAFQLAKYRPKADIFIFTDNRPLLTVLSLVWGVRAFYYDRLISTDSTITDIRYVLTTTGHLEAGDVFITTGSMPLQDKGKANMVKVSIA, encoded by the coding sequence ATGGAAAATCATCCCGTTTTCAACAAGACCAAAATCGTGGCCACGGTGGGCCCCGCTTCCAACACCTACGAGCGCCTCGGCATGCTCATGCGCGAAGGCGTAGATGTGTTTCGCCTCAACTTTTCGCACGGCTCCTACGAGGACCATCTCTCGGTCATCAACACGGTGCGGCGGCTAAACAAGGACATGAAAACGTCGGTGGGTTTGCTGCAGGACTTGCAGGGCCCCAAAATCCGCCTCGGCGAGGTCGAAGGCGGCGGGGTCGAAATCAAGGCCGGCGACAAGCTGAAGCTGGTGTGCGGCGAGAAGGAAATCAGCACGGCCACGCGCCTGAGCACCATTTATCTGGGCCTGGCCCGCGACGTGAAGGCCGGCGACATGATTCTGATTGACGACGGCAAGATTGAGCTGAAAGTGCTGGCCACCGACCGCGACCAGGAAGTGGACGTGGAGGTGGTGTACGGCGGCCTGGTGAAGCCCCGCAAGGGCATCAATCTGCCCGATTCCGAGGTGTCGGCCCCGAGCATGACCGAAAAGGACATTGAGGACCTGAAATTCGGCCTGGAGCACGACGTGGACTGGGTGGCGCTGAGCTTCGCTCGCAAGGCCGACGACATTCGCTTCATCAAAAACCTGATTGCCGAGGCGGGCAAAAACACCCGCGTGGTGGCCAAGATTGAGACGCCCGACGGCCTTCGCAACATCGACGAAATCATTGCCCTCACCGACGCCGTGATGGTGGCCCGCGGCGACCTCGGCGTGGAAGTGAAGATGGAGGAGGTGCCCATGGCCCAGAAGATGATTATTGCCAAGTGCAATGCCGCTGGCAAGCCCGTCATCGTGGCCACCCAGATGATGGAATCGATGATTACGGCGCCCCGACCCACCCGCGCCGAAACCAGCGACGTGGCCAACGCTGTGCTCGACGGCGCCGACGCCGTGATGCTTTCGGCCGAAACCGCCGTGGGTGCCTACCCGGCCGAGGTGATTCGCTCGATGGTGGGCACCATCCTGAGCGTGGAAAGCCGCAGCCCGCAGCTCTTCCACAAATGGTGGCCCGTGCGGCCCGACATGCCAAACTTCATGGCCGACAGCATCCTGTCAGCCTCTTGCCACTTGGCCAAAAACACCGGCGCCAAGGCCCTCACCGGCATGACGCACCACGGTTACACAGCCTTCCAGTTGGCCAAGTACCGTCCCAAAGCCGACATCTTCATCTTCACCGACAACCGCCCGTTGCTCACGGTGCTGAGCCTGGTGTGGGGTGTGCGCGCGTTTTACTACGACCGCCTCATCAGCACCGACAGCACCATCACCGACATCCGCTACGTGCTGACCACCACCGGCCACCTCGAAGCTGGCGACGTGTTCATCACCACCGGCTCGATGCCTTTGCAAGACAAAGGCAAAGCCAACATGGTGAAAGTGAGCATTGCTTAA
- a CDS encoding T9SS type A sorting domain-containing protein: MKHTYRWLRPLLTASLLTLGFGAHAQQFWRPFRPGLIYAFRETSASNANLVNTLRVDSAFATASGDSVYAFNRCLRYATAMPVLGGWVKSRNNLLGAQMRWRPGQASYTLEALAQPNVQVAVSLELFPRAAVGSTWNASSQPLRTATVVSRSWQTIRPGVQDTVVVINVVASGTTSTIRLSRRYGLLTAPQWLGGATGVPLEQAYLPARFEQSIYNPLPLFDVQPGDEFGYNEDFFMSLIPCVDHKMLRRILTRRLTADSLIITYQEQHRSQSFGYAGICSGGASINYSPITINRWAVALAGNQWQPGGARMQLGALRLLTNEYVAGGSGSTYGSYLLVGMPISGAGGSTCSAERISYTPYYWRNASNASAAIYQPGVDYAAWQYSFSPGFTTTQEELLGLVYSRRTVNGGVRVCGTPQGFVNMLPTRAAQAAALATLHPNPATEAATLTLAQPARAGQTLRLTDALGRTVWQSPVPASQTALTVPLAGQPAGLYLLHLSGGEGSTATWKLTHE; the protein is encoded by the coding sequence ATGAAACACACCTACCGCTGGCTGCGGCCCCTGCTGACTGCCTCGTTATTAACCTTGGGTTTTGGCGCCCACGCTCAACAGTTTTGGCGGCCGTTTCGGCCGGGGCTGATTTATGCCTTTCGGGAAACCTCGGCTAGCAATGCCAACCTTGTCAATACCCTGCGGGTCGATTCTGCTTTCGCTACAGCCAGTGGCGACTCGGTCTACGCATTCAATAGGTGCCTGAGGTACGCCACCGCCATGCCTGTTCTGGGGGGCTGGGTGAAAAGCCGGAATAATCTGTTAGGGGCCCAGATGCGTTGGCGGCCCGGGCAAGCCAGCTACACGCTGGAAGCTTTGGCCCAACCCAACGTGCAAGTGGCCGTCAGCCTCGAATTGTTTCCCCGAGCGGCCGTGGGCAGCACCTGGAACGCCAGCAGCCAGCCCTTGCGAACGGCCACCGTGGTCAGTCGTAGCTGGCAAACCATCCGCCCGGGCGTGCAGGACACAGTGGTGGTGATTAACGTGGTGGCTTCGGGCACCACGAGCACCATCCGGCTCAGCCGGCGCTACGGCCTGCTGACGGCGCCGCAGTGGCTGGGCGGTGCTACGGGTGTTCCCCTGGAGCAGGCGTATCTGCCGGCTCGGTTTGAGCAATCGATTTATAATCCGTTGCCGCTGTTCGATGTACAGCCAGGCGACGAGTTTGGGTATAACGAGGATTTTTTTATGAGTCTCATCCCGTGCGTCGACCACAAGATGCTGCGGCGCATCCTAACACGGCGGCTGACCGCCGACAGCCTAATCATTACTTACCAGGAGCAGCACCGCAGCCAGAGTTTTGGGTACGCGGGTATTTGCTCCGGAGGGGCGTCAATAAATTATTCCCCCATTACTATCAACCGATGGGCGGTGGCACTGGCGGGCAATCAATGGCAGCCGGGGGGCGCCAGAATGCAATTAGGGGCGTTGCGTTTGCTGACCAACGAATACGTTGCGGGTGGTTCGGGCAGTACTTACGGCTCCTATCTGTTGGTGGGAATGCCCATCAGCGGCGCGGGTGGTAGTACTTGTAGTGCCGAGCGTATCAGCTACACCCCTTACTATTGGCGCAACGCGTCAAATGCAAGCGCGGCCATTTATCAACCCGGAGTAGATTATGCCGCTTGGCAGTATAGCTTTTCGCCTGGTTTCACCACCACACAAGAAGAGCTGCTAGGACTAGTTTACTCGCGCCGCACGGTAAACGGGGGTGTTCGCGTATGCGGTACGCCGCAAGGTTTTGTCAACATGCTGCCCACCCGCGCCGCCCAAGCCGCCGCGCTGGCCACGCTGCACCCCAATCCCGCCACCGAAGCCGCCACGCTCACCCTGGCCCAGCCCGCCCGCGCCGGCCAAACCCTGCGCCTGACCGACGCGCTGGGCCGCACCGTATGGCAGTCCCCCGTGCCCGCCAGCCAAACCGCGCTGACCGTGCCATTGGCCGGACAACCCGCCGGCCTCTACCTGCTACACCTGAGCGGCGGCGAAGGCAGCACCGCCACCTGGAAGCTCACCCACGAATAA
- the fabF gene encoding beta-ketoacyl-ACP synthase II, with protein sequence MTSIRRVVVTGLGAITPLGNTAPAYWEGLRAGTSGAATITRFDPTKFKTRFACEVKDYNPDTYFDRKEGRKMDLFTQFGVIAADEAIADSGLLESGVNKDRVGVIWGSGIGGLKSLQEECFQFERGDGTPRYSPFFIPRMIADSASGNISIKNGFRGPNFVTTSACASSNDSIIAAFNNIRLGLADVMVTGGSEAAITESGVGGFNALKAMSERNDDPASASRPYDKDRDGFVLGEGAGALVLEEYEHAKARGAKIYAELIGGGMSSDAYHITAPDPTGSGVVLVMQNALRDAGIQPEDVDYINTHGTSTPLGDGAEIKAIEQVFGEHAPKLNISSTKSMTGHLLGGAGGVEAVACLLAMQHGLVPPTINLHTPDPEINQALNFTPNVAQERDVRVAMSNTFGFGGHNTSVIFRKL encoded by the coding sequence ATGACGTCCATCCGACGGGTTGTTGTCACCGGCCTCGGGGCCATCACGCCCCTGGGCAACACCGCCCCCGCTTATTGGGAAGGCCTGCGCGCGGGTACCAGCGGCGCGGCCACCATCACCCGCTTCGACCCCACCAAATTCAAAACCCGTTTTGCCTGCGAGGTAAAGGATTACAATCCGGATACCTACTTCGACCGCAAGGAAGGCCGCAAAATGGACTTGTTCACCCAGTTCGGCGTCATTGCCGCCGATGAGGCCATTGCCGACTCGGGCCTGCTGGAAAGTGGTGTGAACAAAGACCGGGTGGGCGTGATTTGGGGCTCCGGCATCGGTGGCCTGAAGTCGCTGCAGGAAGAATGCTTCCAGTTTGAGCGCGGCGACGGCACGCCCCGCTACTCGCCCTTCTTCATTCCGCGAATGATTGCCGACTCCGCGTCGGGCAACATCAGCATCAAGAACGGCTTCCGCGGTCCGAACTTCGTGACGACCTCAGCCTGTGCCTCGTCGAACGACTCCATCATCGCAGCCTTCAACAACATCCGCCTCGGCCTGGCCGACGTGATGGTGACCGGCGGCTCCGAAGCGGCCATCACCGAATCGGGCGTGGGCGGCTTCAACGCCCTCAAGGCCATGAGCGAGCGCAACGACGACCCAGCCTCGGCCTCGCGACCCTACGACAAGGACCGCGACGGTTTCGTGCTGGGCGAAGGTGCCGGCGCGCTGGTGCTCGAAGAGTACGAGCACGCCAAGGCCCGCGGCGCCAAAATTTACGCCGAGCTGATTGGCGGCGGCATGTCGTCGGACGCTTACCACATCACTGCGCCGGACCCCACTGGCAGCGGCGTGGTGCTGGTGATGCAGAACGCCCTGCGTGACGCCGGCATTCAGCCCGAAGACGTGGACTACATCAACACCCACGGCACCAGCACCCCGCTGGGCGACGGCGCCGAAATCAAGGCCATTGAGCAGGTGTTTGGCGAGCACGCTCCGAAGCTGAACATCTCCTCGACCAAAAGCATGACCGGCCACCTGCTGGGCGGTGCCGGCGGTGTGGAAGCCGTGGCTTGCCTGCTGGCCATGCAGCACGGCCTGGTGCCGCCCACCATCAACCTGCACACGCCCGACCCGGAAATCAACCAGGCGCTCAACTTCACGCCGAACGTGGCGCAGGAGCGCGACGTGCGCGTGGCCATGAGCAACACCTTCGGCTTCGGCGGGCACAACACGTCGGTTATTTTCCGCAAGCTGTAG
- the rpsT gene encoding 30S ribosomal protein S20 — MANHKSALKRIRSNEAKRVLNRYQHKSTRTAIKKLRTTTDKTAAQELLKKVTSMLDRLAKKNIIHKNKAANNKSKLTKLVNAL; from the coding sequence ATGGCAAACCATAAGTCGGCCCTCAAACGCATCCGCAGCAACGAAGCCAAGCGCGTGTTGAACCGTTACCAGCACAAATCCACCCGCACCGCTATCAAGAAGCTGCGCACGACAACCGACAAAACGGCTGCTCAGGAGCTGCTGAAGAAGGTGACTTCGATGCTGGACCGTCTGGCCAAGAAGAACATCATCCACAAGAACAAAGCTGCTAACAACAAAAGCAAGCTGACAAAACTCGTTAACGCGCTCTAG
- the rnc gene encoding ribonuclease III: MLGFVSRFFASDKAFRQAVATVTGQTPKNAKLYRLAFTHSSAVRQQPAMGRHQTNERLEFLGDAVLGTVVAEYLFKKYPYEQEGFLTEVRSRIVNRESLNNIALKLGLDKLVQLDTGQGRAARSRSVNGNALEALVGAVYLDLGYKSARKFVLTRLVKGFVDVHTLTTTTANFKSKLVEWAQRQGKALRYDITGEARPGGAMEFTATVLLNEEVIATGMGLSKKQAEQLAAERALAELGVA, from the coding sequence TTGCTCGGTTTCGTTTCCCGTTTTTTTGCTTCTGATAAGGCGTTTCGGCAGGCCGTGGCGACGGTGACGGGCCAGACGCCCAAGAACGCCAAGCTGTACCGGCTGGCGTTTACGCACTCCTCGGCGGTGCGTCAGCAACCGGCCATGGGGCGCCACCAAACCAATGAGCGGCTGGAGTTTCTCGGCGATGCGGTGCTGGGCACGGTGGTGGCCGAGTATCTGTTTAAGAAATACCCCTACGAGCAGGAGGGCTTTCTGACGGAGGTGCGCTCGCGCATCGTGAACCGCGAAAGCCTGAACAACATCGCCCTTAAGCTAGGCCTTGATAAGCTGGTACAGCTGGACACGGGGCAGGGCCGCGCCGCCCGCTCGCGCTCCGTGAACGGCAATGCGCTGGAGGCCTTGGTGGGCGCGGTGTACCTGGATTTGGGCTATAAATCGGCCCGGAAGTTTGTGCTCACGCGCCTGGTGAAAGGGTTTGTGGACGTGCACACGCTCACGACGACCACGGCCAACTTCAAGAGCAAGCTCGTGGAATGGGCGCAGCGCCAAGGCAAAGCCCTGCGCTACGACATCACCGGCGAGGCCCGGCCGGGCGGCGCGATGGAGTTTACGGCCACTGTGCTGTTGAACGAGGAGGTCATTGCCACGGGCATGGGCCTGAGCAAGAAGCAGGCAGAGCAGCTGGCCGCCGAGCGGGCGCTGGCGGAGCTGGGAGTAGCTTAG